In the genome of Palaemon carinicauda isolate YSFRI2023 chromosome 15, ASM3689809v2, whole genome shotgun sequence, one region contains:
- the LOC137654127 gene encoding tropomyosin, smooth muscle/fibroblast CTM1-like, with the protein MAWCCGDEDLHRQAEKFLDLMDREEMERLHPAVYDGANYVAGETKEHAQLEEASQKDLSEELDGVEEGTKLLHQETETTNDLQRICEEVHDAEEEEIELSKDNIAISALKADLDRGNKKIKGLMANLEKAESQNDRNFDRSFWPRHLFSLEKDEARNDQIRDELFAKAYVEKELENAHEEIRILEKRLERVTRDLETAKEKLLEKRDLEEYVESADNEIRTLGSTGQCQG; encoded by the exons ATGGCATGGTGCTGTGGAGACGAGGATTTACATAGAcaagcagaaaaattcttggatttgatggatcgggaggaaatggagagactgcacccagcagtctacgatggggcaaattatgttgctggagaaactaaggaacacgcacaattggaggaagcatctcaaaaggatctaagtgaggaGTTGGACGGTGTCGAAGAGGGAACTAAGTTATTACACCAAGAAACGGAAAcgaccaatgacttacaacgcatctgtgaagaggtgcatgacgcagaggaagaagaaattgagttatctaaggacAACATAGCCATATCAGCTTTAAAAGCAGATTTAGATAGAGGCAATAAGAAAATTAAGGGTCTTATGGCAAATCTAGAGAAAGCTGAAAGTCAAAACGATAGAAACTTCGATAGGAGCTTTTGGCCAAGACATTTGttcag tctagaaaaagatgaagctcgaaacgatcaaattcgtgatgagcttttcgccaaggcatatgtagaaaaggaattagaaaatgcccatgaggagattcggatactcgagaagaggCTGGAAAGAGTAACACGAGATCTCGAGACAGCCAAAGAGAAACTTCTGGAAAAGAGAGACTTGGAGGAATACGTTGAAAGTGCTGATAATGAGATCCGAACACTGGGCTCAACTGGACAGTgtcaaggctga